In a single window of the Qingrenia yutianensis genome:
- a CDS encoding DUF4352 domain-containing protein, translating to MSKDVHTNKNVGGQYFSKQASDGGIFVCVDFEYKNISEEPVSSFSCPDIKLKNSDGITFNSDIDASSYYAAETDPNRKILSNLNPGISVTNSKVFEISETDYESGNFAVIVNADKKFTVKIK from the coding sequence ATGTCAAAAGATGTTCATACGAATAAAAATGTCGGCGGACAATATTTTTCAAAACAAGCATCAGACGGAGGTATATTTGTTTGCGTTGATTTTGAATATAAAAACATCTCGGAAGAACCGGTGTCTTCGTTTTCCTGCCCTGATATAAAGCTGAAAAATTCTGACGGCATAACGTTTAACTCGGATATTGATGCATCGAGTTATTATGCAGCTGAAACTGATCCAAACCGAAAAATTTTGAGCAATCTAAATCCAGGAATAAGCGTAACAAACTCAAAAGTTTTTGAAATTTCAGAAACTGATTACGAAAGCGGAAACTTTGCTGTAATTGTAAATGCAGATAAAAAATTTACCGTGAAAATAAAATAA
- a CDS encoding helix-turn-helix domain-containing protein — translation MNNICGKNVANFRKKLKISQREIADRLQLTGLDVDKNAIQRIECGKRFVTDIEIIALSKVLNCSYAELLEQ, via the coding sequence TTGAACAATATTTGCGGTAAAAATGTCGCAAATTTCCGAAAAAAATTAAAAATATCCCAGCGCGAAATTGCTGACAGACTTCAGCTTACGGGGCTTGATGTTGATAAAAATGCAATTCAGCGTATTGAGTGCGGAAAGAGATTTGTAACCGACATCGAGATTATTGCGCTTTCAAAGGTGTTAAATTGCAGTTACGCCGAACTTTTGGAGCAATAA
- a CDS encoding glutaminase domain-containing protein yields the protein MKLSTQKFPAYPLITCDPYFNVWSMCGTLNGDFTRHWTGSQHSMTGIITVDGTPKVFMGRMCHNPNKNIFGPKNIEQKNVRVTPLKTVYTFADEKIELEVCFFTPLILDDLDLLSRPVSYVSYSVKPTDGKNHKCAFYFDVSALLAVNTPDETVYFGRSDISAYITNCSGKMLKESGDDLRISWGHLHLAARNGKIGAADDGVKTRAYRGENTGETSLFGKKVKAGESENAVYPVLYYFNEFDVDAYGTNDFLCIGYDDIHSLEYFGKTVDAYYKKDGKSFFDALCDALKNYEIIAEKVKNFDNKLLSDARKISDGYAKIVSIAYRQAIASHKLVCDGEKGLFVSKECFSNGCAATVDVTYPSIPLFLIYQPKLVEYMLEPIFDFASSKAWKFEFAPHDAGQYPLLNGQVYGISAGELMYSAQMPIEECGNMILCVAAVCKKAKNADYAVKHFDILQKWTDYLVKFGFDPENQLCTDDFAGHLAHNCNLSVKAIMGIASWGMLLDMMGKVQDGAKYTNIAKDLAKKWKERAKDGNHYKLAFDQNGSWSIKYNLVWDKLFGLNIFDEDIFEDEIKYYKTKINKYGLPLDSRSDYTKSDWQLWSTVLSDDAEYTDKIVMAMLDMLNDTNDRVPFTDWYYSSTAIMRGFQNRTVQGGLFIKLLKFE from the coding sequence ATGAAATTATCAACGCAGAAGTTTCCGGCATATCCGCTCATAACCTGCGACCCGTATTTTAACGTGTGGTCGATGTGCGGCACCCTAAACGGCGATTTTACGCGCCACTGGACGGGCAGTCAGCACTCGATGACCGGCATAATCACGGTTGACGGCACACCGAAAGTTTTTATGGGCAGAATGTGCCACAATCCCAATAAAAACATATTCGGCCCGAAAAATATCGAGCAGAAAAACGTGCGTGTGACACCGCTCAAAACCGTATACACCTTTGCGGACGAAAAAATCGAGCTTGAGGTTTGCTTTTTCACTCCGCTTATTTTGGACGATTTAGACCTTTTGAGCCGTCCCGTTTCGTACGTTTCCTACAGCGTAAAACCGACCGACGGAAAAAATCACAAATGCGCATTTTATTTTGATGTTTCCGCACTTTTGGCGGTGAACACTCCCGACGAAACGGTTTATTTCGGGCGCAGTGACATTTCGGCATACATAACTAATTGCAGCGGAAAAATGCTCAAAGAAAGCGGTGACGATTTGCGTATAAGCTGGGGACATCTCCATCTCGCCGCGCGAAACGGCAAAATCGGCGCTGCCGACGACGGTGTAAAAACACGTGCTTACAGAGGCGAAAACACAGGCGAAACGTCGCTTTTCGGCAAAAAAGTCAAGGCAGGCGAAAGCGAAAATGCTGTGTATCCCGTTCTATATTATTTCAATGAATTTGACGTTGACGCTTACGGTACAAACGATTTTTTGTGTATCGGCTATGACGATATTCATTCGCTTGAATATTTCGGAAAAACCGTTGACGCATATTACAAAAAGGACGGAAAAAGCTTTTTTGACGCACTTTGCGACGCACTCAAAAACTATGAAATTATCGCCGAAAAGGTTAAAAATTTTGACAATAAATTATTATCGGACGCACGAAAAATTTCAGACGGTTACGCAAAAATTGTGTCAATCGCATACCGTCAGGCGATTGCCTCGCATAAGCTTGTTTGCGACGGCGAAAAGGGGCTTTTTGTGTCAAAAGAATGCTTTTCAAACGGTTGCGCCGCCACCGTTGACGTAACCTATCCGTCAATTCCGCTTTTTCTTATTTATCAGCCGAAACTCGTTGAATATATGCTCGAACCCATTTTTGATTTTGCGTCAAGCAAGGCTTGGAAATTTGAATTTGCACCGCACGATGCCGGTCAGTATCCGTTGCTCAACGGTCAGGTTTACGGAATTTCGGCGGGCGAACTTATGTATAGCGCGCAGATGCCGATTGAAGAATGCGGAAATATGATTTTGTGCGTTGCGGCGGTTTGCAAAAAAGCAAAAAACGCCGATTATGCAGTTAAGCATTTTGACATTCTGCAAAAATGGACAGATTATCTCGTAAAATTCGGCTTTGACCCCGAAAATCAGCTTTGCACCGACGATTTTGCAGGTCACCTGGCGCACAACTGCAACCTTTCTGTTAAGGCAATTATGGGAATTGCATCGTGGGGTATGTTGCTTGATATGATGGGCAAGGTACAGGACGGCGCAAAATATACAAATATTGCAAAGGATTTGGCGAAAAAGTGGAAAGAACGCGCAAAAGACGGCAATCATTACAAGCTCGCGTTTGACCAAAACGGAAGCTGGAGCATAAAATATAATCTTGTATGGGATAAACTTTTTGGTTTGAATATTTTTGATGAAGATATTTTTGAAGATGAAATAAAATACTACAAAACCAAGATAAATAAGTACGGACTTCCGCTTGACAGCAGGAGCGACTACACCAAAAGCGACTGGCAGCTGTGGTCAACTGTGCTTTCGGACGACGCGGAATACACCGATAAAATTGTGATGGCAATGCTTGATATGCTCAACGACACAAACGATCGCGTGCCGTTTACGGACTGGTATTATTCAAGCACAGCAATTATGCGCGGTTTTCAAAACCGAACCGTTCAGGGCGGACTTTTTATAAAACTTTTAAAATTTGAATAG
- a CDS encoding AraC family transcriptional regulator, translating into MREDIVSFAENKDMPFRVLMCGISYCDYSYRIERQNSELNVIEYIISGTGTVNDNGRIFNPREGDIYFLKCGENHLYYSDADEPWTKIWLNFSGRLASKITECYNLEKEIYFHAPELKSYFYEFYDISRSCIGAKAVCEQSSVVFLRLAQRLCEYCKDKTSARGSVAYKVKNYIDDMTDYSQKLDDIAQKMSYSKNHIIREFKAEFGIAPYEYMLRRRFEIAGSLLKNTAYSVSEISEKLGFCDTGYFSGQFGIRYGASPSEYRKK; encoded by the coding sequence ATGAGAGAGGATATAGTTTCGTTTGCCGAGAATAAGGATATGCCTTTTCGGGTTCTGATGTGCGGAATTTCATACTGCGATTACAGTTACAGAATTGAGCGCCAAAATTCAGAGCTGAATGTTATAGAATACATAATTTCGGGCACCGGCACGGTGAATGACAACGGCAGAATTTTTAATCCGCGCGAGGGAGATATTTATTTTTTAAAATGCGGTGAAAATCATTTGTACTATTCGGACGCTGACGAGCCGTGGACGAAAATCTGGCTGAATTTTTCGGGACGTCTTGCCTCGAAAATTACCGAGTGTTACAATCTTGAAAAAGAGATTTATTTTCATGCGCCCGAATTAAAAAGTTATTTTTATGAATTTTACGATATTTCGCGGTCGTGTATCGGTGCAAAGGCGGTGTGCGAACAGTCGTCGGTTGTGTTTCTGCGCCTTGCGCAAAGGCTTTGCGAATATTGCAAGGATAAAACGTCAGCACGCGGTTCGGTTGCGTATAAGGTGAAAAATTACATTGACGATATGACCGATTATTCGCAAAAGCTTGATGATATTGCACAGAAAATGTCGTATTCAAAAAACCATATAATACGCGAATTTAAGGCGGAATTCGGTATTGCGCCGTATGAGTATATGCTCCGCAGACGTTTTGAAATTGCCGGGTCGCTCCTTAAAAACACCGCGTATTCGGTTTCGGAAATATCCGAAAAGCTTGGTTTTTGCGATACGGGATATTTTTCGGGACAGTTCGGCATACGTTACGGAGCGTCACCGAGCGAGTACCGAAAGAAGTGA
- a CDS encoding DUF1643 domain-containing protein — translation MTKEKNTIRTELLFDNDGESKLKLSVEWDKNKKKACVIMLRFGKGDGIYFDKSTSQCVKNLSSMDYGGVDIVNLFSSPDMEMNDTNINTIKNAVTVADTVVYTVGVGKKNYKAFQTAQSLILPIIENVREKLFCISDSDGNGFYHPLCPKVDTWHLTKFNTKDLLSL, via the coding sequence ATGACTAAAGAAAAGAACACAATAAGAACGGAGCTGCTTTTTGACAATGACGGAGAAAGCAAGCTGAAATTATCCGTTGAGTGGGACAAAAACAAGAAAAAGGCTTGTGTTATTATGCTTCGTTTCGGAAAGGGTGACGGAATTTACTTTGACAAAAGCACAAGCCAGTGTGTTAAAAATCTTTCATCTATGGATTACGGAGGGGTTGATATTGTCAATTTGTTTTCATCTCCTGATATGGAAATGAACGATACCAACATCAACACTATTAAAAACGCAGTTACTGTTGCCGATACGGTTGTTTATACCGTGGGTGTAGGCAAGAAGAATTACAAAGCATTTCAAACGGCTCAAAGTCTGATTTTGCCGATTATTGAGAATGTGAGGGAAAAGCTCTTTTGCATTTCCGACAGTGACGGAAACGGATTTTATCATCCGCTTTGTCCAAAGGTCGATACTTGGCATTTAACGAAATTCAACACTAAAGATTTATTATCGCTGTAG